One Nostoc punctiforme PCC 73102 DNA window includes the following coding sequences:
- a CDS encoding SDR family oxidoreductase, which yields MISQNLQEQQPKPPFPEQQQEVPGLESQMNPKPDYGENSYRGSGKLQGKAAIITGGDSGIGRAVALAFAREGADVLIAYLNEEPDAEETVRIVEKEGRKCVAIAGDIQQEAQCQQIVERAQSEFGKIDILVNNAAFQMTRESLDEISSEEFDRTFKTNIYAMFYLCKAAVPHMQPGSAIINTASINAAEPKPKLLAYSATKAAIVNFTGGLAQLLAEKGIRVNAVAPGPVWTPLIPATMPNEQVTQFGQQYPMKRPAQPAELAPVYVLLASSEASYVSGAVIPVTGGQPVLP from the coding sequence ATGATTTCACAGAACTTACAAGAACAACAACCAAAGCCGCCGTTTCCTGAACAACAGCAAGAAGTGCCAGGACTAGAGTCACAGATGAACCCGAAGCCAGATTATGGCGAAAATTCTTATCGCGGTTCTGGAAAACTGCAAGGTAAAGCGGCTATTATCACAGGTGGCGATTCTGGCATCGGGCGGGCAGTCGCGCTTGCCTTCGCCCGCGAAGGTGCTGATGTGCTAATTGCTTATTTAAACGAAGAACCGGATGCAGAGGAAACCGTTCGCATCGTCGAAAAAGAGGGACGTAAGTGCGTCGCTATTGCAGGCGATATCCAGCAAGAAGCGCAATGTCAACAGATCGTTGAGCGGGCGCAAAGTGAGTTCGGCAAAATCGATATCCTCGTTAATAATGCCGCTTTCCAGATGACGCGAGAAAGCCTCGATGAGATTTCGTCAGAGGAGTTCGATCGCACCTTCAAAACCAACATCTACGCGATGTTCTACCTGTGCAAAGCCGCAGTGCCACACATGCAGCCAGGTAGCGCCATCATCAATACTGCTTCCATCAATGCAGCTGAACCAAAGCCGAAGCTACTGGCGTATTCGGCAACCAAGGCAGCGATCGTAAACTTTACTGGTGGGTTGGCGCAGTTACTGGCCGAAAAGGGCATCCGGGTGAACGCTGTCGCGCCGGGTCCTGTGTGGACACCGTTAATCCCGGCGACGATGCCAAACGAACAGGTGACACAGTTCGGGCAGCAGTACCCAATGAAGCGCCCCGCACAGCCAGCCGAACTTGCACCGGTATACGTGCTGCTAGCTTCTTCCGAAGCCAGTTACGTTTCAGGCGCGGTGATTCCCGTTACTGGCGGTCAGCCCGTTCTTCCATAG
- a CDS encoding SDR family oxidoreductase yields the protein MAISLKPLRNQVVVITGASSGIGLVTARMAAKQGAKLVLAARNEDALRQLVDEIRAKGGQAIYVVADVGQEEDVNRIAERAIAEFGGFDTWVNNAGVSIFGRCMDVSIPDMKRMFDTNFWGVVYGSRAAVNHFKQRKSGSGALINVGSFLGDRAVAVQSTYSASKHALHGWTDALRTELEAEGAPVSVTLIHPGRIDTPYNEHARSYMPKQPAHRGMIYPPEAVTEAILYAAEHPKRDMFVGFQAKALAVLAGISPRLTDKLIELWAFPSQQSDRPSRDREDSALYRAGYGMHERGTHQGWIRSGSLYVKAEKHPVTTTIIVVGLGTLIWWFTSFAV from the coding sequence ATGGCTATTTCCCTGAAACCTCTCCGAAACCAAGTTGTTGTCATTACAGGTGCCTCTAGTGGCATTGGCTTAGTAACCGCTAGAATGGCGGCAAAACAGGGTGCAAAGCTTGTCCTGGCAGCACGAAATGAAGATGCTCTCCGTCAACTGGTTGATGAAATTCGCGCCAAAGGTGGACAGGCGATTTATGTCGTAGCTGATGTCGGGCAAGAAGAAGATGTGAATCGCATCGCCGAAAGAGCGATCGCTGAATTTGGCGGTTTTGATACGTGGGTTAACAATGCAGGCGTATCGATCTTTGGTCGCTGTATGGATGTTTCAATCCCCGACATGAAGCGGATGTTTGACACGAACTTTTGGGGCGTTGTGTATGGCTCCCGCGCTGCTGTTAACCACTTTAAACAACGCAAAAGCGGCAGTGGGGCGTTAATCAATGTTGGCAGCTTTCTGGGCGATCGAGCAGTGGCGGTTCAGTCAACCTATTCCGCTTCAAAACATGCGCTGCATGGTTGGACAGATGCCTTACGAACAGAATTAGAGGCTGAAGGCGCTCCTGTATCAGTAACATTGATTCACCCCGGACGGATTGACACTCCATACAACGAACATGCCCGCAGCTACATGCCAAAACAACCCGCACATCGCGGCATGATCTACCCACCTGAAGCGGTCACTGAAGCAATTTTGTATGCCGCTGAACATCCGAAACGAGATATGTTTGTCGGTTTTCAAGCCAAGGCTCTGGCAGTATTGGCTGGCATCTCACCACGTCTCACAGACAAGTTGATAGAGCTTTGGGCGTTTCCCTCGCAACAGTCCGATCGCCCCTCGCGCGATCGAGAAGACAGTGCGCTCTATCGAGCTGGCTACGGTATGCATGAGCGAGGGACTCACCAAGGCTGGATTCGATCGGGCAGCCTCTACGTGAAGGCTGAGAAGCATCCAGTGACTACAACCATTATTGTTGTTGGTCTTGGCACCTTAATCTGGTGGTTTACATCGTTTGCGGTTTAA